DNA from Longimicrobium sp.:
CCACCTGCGCGAAGAACTGCGCCCACTCCTCGCCGCTCCCCCCGTTCGTCACGTCGCCCGTCACCACGAGCGCATCCACGGCGGCGAGCAGGTCGGCGTGGGCGCGCACCAGGGCGGCGAACCGCGCGTTGGGGCTGGGCCGGCCGTTCATCCGCGGCACCTGCGGGCCGGCCGTCAGGTGCAGGTCGGACCAGTGCGCCACGCGCACCCCCTGGCGTCCGGCCGCGGGGGGCAGGTCCAGCGGCTCCATCCGCGGCCTCCCCGCCGGGCCCAGGCGCCGCCGCACGCCGTCGTACGCGAAGCGCCCGCCCACGGCCAAGGCGCAGGCGCCAAGGTAGCCCCAGCCAACCGCGTGGACCCCGCCGCCCCGCCCCGCGCGCCCGGCGAGGGAGGCGGCGAGGGAAAGGCACCCAAGGACCACGGACATTCGAAGGGCGAGCTGAACGCGGCGCGCCGCCGGCCACCCCGGCTGCGGCGCCAACACCTGCGCCGAGGCGATCCGCGCCCCCCGCGCCACGAAGTACAGCCCGCCGCCGAGGAGGCCGGCGGCCGCCACCCCGCGCGCATCCGCTGCCCATTCGCCCGCCGCCGGCGCGAGCACGGGCGCCAGCGCCGCGACCGCGGCGGCGCCAAGGAGGTACAGCCGCAGCGAGAATACCCCCGCGCGCCCCCGCCGCGTCCCGCCGTCCGCCGCCGGGGCCGGCCCCGGAAAGCAGGGATCGGCGAAGGCACCGTCCGCCGCAGCGCCACCGCCGCCCGCCGGCGCTGCGGGACGGGCGCGGTCACGGCGTGAAAGGGCTCCGGCTCCGTGCGGGGTCATCGGGGGGTCATCAGGACGGAACGGAAGGGAAGGAGATCACACCCTGGCAGATTAAGGGCGGGAAAGGACGCTTGTCAAGCAAAACGGCGGCACGGCGGCCTCCCCGCCCCGGGAAGGCTCGGCGTGCGGCGAAGCCCGGCACGGTGCGCACTTTCCCTCGCGCCGCACGAAGATCGTTGACCCGGCAGGAGCGGCCTTGTAACATACCCGTTGCAGTTTACAATCCGGCGTAATCCGTCTGGTCCGCAATGCCACCCTCGCGGCAAACCGCTCCCCCAGGCTAAACCCATGAACGACACGGTCCTCATCACAGGCGGCGCCGGCTTCATCGGCTCCCACACCGCCGACGCGCTCCTGCGCGAAGGGTACGCGGTGCGCGTGCTGGACACGCTGGACCCGCAGGTGCACGGGCCCGCGCGGGAGCGGCCGGCCTACCTGGACCCCCAGGTGGAGCTCGTCGTGGGCGACGTCCGTGACCCGGACCTGGTGGAGCGGTGCGCGCGCGGGGCCCGCTTCGTCTACCACTTCGCCTCGCTCACCGGCGTCACGCAGTCCATGTACGACGTGCGCAACTACGTGGACGTGAACGTCACGGGCACCGCGGCGCTGTGGGACGTGATCGTCAACCGCCGGCTGGACGTGGAAAAGGTGGTGCTGTCGTCGTCGCGCGCCGTGTACGGCGAGGGCAGCGGGTTCTGCCGCGCCTGCGACCGCGAGGTGCACCCCCTTCCCCGCCAGGCCGCGCAGCTGGAGCGCGGCGACTGGGAGGTGAAGTGCCCGGCCTGCGGCGCCGACGTGCAGGCCGCGCCGGTGCGCGAAGACAAGCCGCCGCAGCCGCTCTCCATCTACGCCGAGACCAAGGTGGCGCAGGAGCGCATCTCCCGCTGCATGGCCGCGGCGCACGGCGTGGGCGTGGCCGTGCTGCGCTACTTCAACGTCTACGGGCCGCGCCAGGCACTGGGAAACCCCTACACGGGCATCGCCCCCACCTTCTGCTCCCGCGTGCGCGCGGGGGAGACGGTGTGCCTGTACGAGGACGGGCGTCCGCTGCGCGACTTCGTGCACGTGAGCGACGTGGTGCAGGCCAACCTGCGTGCCCTGGCCTGGAACGGCGCCGACGGGGCCTTCAACGTGGGCTCGGGCGATCCCCGGACGATCGAGGAGATCGCCCGCGCCATCTGCGCGCGGATGGGGGCGGAGCCGCGGATGGAGGTCACCGGGCAGTACCGCGCGGGCGACATCCGCGGCTGCTACGCCGACCTGGAGGCGTCCCGCCGCGACCTGGGGTACGTCCCCGCCATCCGCCTGGAGCAGGGGATCGCCGACCTGGTGGACTGGGTGCTCCTGCAGGACGGCGTGCAGGGAAAGTACGAGGAGGCGCTCCAGACGCTGGAAAGCAAGGGGCTGGTGCGCCGGGCCGCCGCCGCGGCCCCGGCGCTCGCCTGACCGCGCACCCCTACGCGGCCTGCATCGCCCGGGTGCCGCAGAGCGAC
Protein-coding regions in this window:
- a CDS encoding NAD-dependent epimerase/dehydratase family protein, which gives rise to MNDTVLITGGAGFIGSHTADALLREGYAVRVLDTLDPQVHGPARERPAYLDPQVELVVGDVRDPDLVERCARGARFVYHFASLTGVTQSMYDVRNYVDVNVTGTAALWDVIVNRRLDVEKVVLSSSRAVYGEGSGFCRACDREVHPLPRQAAQLERGDWEVKCPACGADVQAAPVREDKPPQPLSIYAETKVAQERISRCMAAAHGVGVAVLRYFNVYGPRQALGNPYTGIAPTFCSRVRAGETVCLYEDGRPLRDFVHVSDVVQANLRALAWNGADGAFNVGSGDPRTIEEIARAICARMGAEPRMEVTGQYRAGDIRGCYADLEASRRDLGYVPAIRLEQGIADLVDWVLLQDGVQGKYEEALQTLESKGLVRRAAAAAPALA